In Chanodichthys erythropterus isolate Z2021 chromosome 18, ASM2448905v1, whole genome shotgun sequence, the following are encoded in one genomic region:
- the chrm5a gene encoding muscarinic acetylcholine receptor M5a, which produces MAGENISVSGNVSDVHPLSHSLWEVVAIASVSAVVSLITIIGNVLVMLSFKVNSQLKTVNNYYLLSLAFADLIIGVFSMNLYTSYILMGYWALGSLACDLWLALDYVASNASVMNLLVISFDRYFSITRPLTYRAKRTPKRAAVMIGLAWLVSFVLWAPPILCWQYFVGKRTVPELQCQIQFFSEPVITFGTAIAAFYIPVSVMTILYCRIYKETERRTKDLAELQGVNSSSNSSGEPQTVRSCFGCKHTNERERSPPKPVDFNSYASSEDEERSASPGVFPTSSRCKTDNEDQSYFKTSPTRSKKCVSYKFKPSGPLKNANGDAKPSSFSSAESVNVPSSSSSSKPIDGTLKSQITKRKRMVLIKEKKAAQTLSAILLAFILTWTPYNIMVLVSTFCSDCVPLSLWHLGYWLCYVNSTVNPMCYALCNKTFQKTFRMLLLCQWRKKRVEEKLYWCGPNPAAGGRLA; this is translated from the coding sequence ATGGCCGGCGAGAACATCAGCGTCAGCGGCAACGTCTCAGACGTCCACCCGCTCTCACACAGCCTGTGGGAAGTGGTGGCCATCGCCAGCGTGTCGGCCGTCGTGAGCCTCATTACGATCATCGGGAACGTTCTGGTGATGTTGTCCTTCAAGGTGAACAGCCAGCTGAAGACGGTCAACAACTACTACCTGCTGAGCCTGGCCTTCGCCGACCTCATCATCGGCGTCTTCTCCATGAACCTCTACACCTCCTACATCCTGATGGGCTACTGGGCTCTCGGCAGTCTGGCGTGTGATCTGTGGTTGGCGCTGGATTACGTGGCCAGTAACGCCTCTGTGATGAACCTTCTGGTCATTAGTTTCGACCGATACTTCTCCATCACCCGTCCGCTGACGTATCGAGCCAAACGGACGCCGAAGCGAGCGGCCGTCATGATCGGTCTGGCCTGGCTCGTGTCCTTCGTCCTCTGGGCTCCGCCGATCCTGTGCTGGCAGTACTTTGTCGGCAAGCGGACGGTTCCCGAACTACAGTGTCAGATCCAGTTCTTCTCCGAGCCTGTGATTACTTTCGGGACGGCGATAGCGGCTTTCTATATCCCTGTGTCCGTCATGACCATCCTCTACTGCCGGATATACAAAGAAACCGAGAGACGCACCAAAGACCTCGCCGAGCTCCAAGGCGTCAACTCTTCGTCAAACTCCAGCGGCGAACCTCAAACCGTCCGCTCGTGTTTCGGCTGCAAGCATACGAATGAACGAGAGCGAAGTCCTCCCAAACCTGTGGACTTCAACAGCTACGCCTCCTCAGAGGACGAGGAGCGCTCGGCTTCTCCCGGCGTCTTCCCGACGTCTTCCAGATGCAAGACCGACAACGAGGACCAGAGCTACTTCAAAACAAGTCCGACGAGGAGCAAGAAGTGCGTCTCGTACAAGTTCAAACCGTCCGGTCCGCTAAAGAACGCCAACGGAGACGCAAAACCCTCGTCCTTCTCATCCGCCGAGTCTGTGAACGTACCTTCCTCGTCATCTTCTTCCAAACCCATAGACGGCACACTGAAAAGCCAGATCACCAAGAGGAAGAGGATGGTCCTGATCAAAGAGAAGAAGGCGGCCCAGACTCTGAGTGCCATCCTGCTGGCGTTCATCCTCACCTGGACGCCCTACAACATCATGGTGCTGGTCTCCACCTTCTGCTCCGACTGCGTCCCGCTCTCGCTCTGGCATCTGGGATACTGGCTGTGTTACGTCAACAGCACCGTCAACCCCATGTGTTACGCGCTCTGCAACAAAACCTTCCAGAAAACCTTCCGCATGTTGCTGCTCTGCCAGTGGAGGAAGAAGCGGGTGGAGGAGAAGCTGTACTGGTGCGGACCGAACCCGGCGGCGGGCGGCAGACTCGCCTGA
- the zgc:194887 gene encoding uncharacterized protein zgc:194887 — protein MKTRVRSRVCACVALLLLFVVHASFSHEDIKHLEDYETSEDLDVRVQVSGRAVVPWLRAQDWISSARVLLDGDKHVGFIRDDGGFTVSDVPSGSYVLEISSPTYRFQPVRVDITTTGKMRARVVNYIKTSEVIRLPYPLQMRCVGLHSYFIPRETWGWSDFLMNPMVLMMVLPLLIIVLLPKVINPSDPEMRREMEQSMNMLNSNQELPDVSELVTRFFSPPKSQGRPGGGARVPRGGAPSVRGGAPRRRGKTNMAVSSGFRMLMLCVCLVMLACVRTEASPAGNIHLLAPEEHKLILNLGQKEIPRDCYELWQSAGGQARDGLYLIRPGASPIAVYCAMHEGGWTVVQHITVNGSVDFDRGWDEYKRGFGSLTGNHWLGNDHLHQLTAGPVRYKLAIKLVDKDAVTKMGEYDPVLVEDEDAQYRLRLGPFQGTAADALTLDTENYLHDNQRFTTKDRDNDNYFQNCAKLEFQGVAGGGWWYDACAGANLNRRNVIYWQKDCNKEHLCKYAWMMVRPSDQVKVIRSGDCARDEL, from the exons ATGAAGACGCGCGTGCGATCGCGTGTGTGCGCGTGCGttgcgctgctgctgctgttcgTGGTGCACGCGAGTTTCTCTCACGAGGACATAAAACATCTCGAAGACTATGAGACTTCAGAGGATCTGGATGTGCGGGTTCAGGTGTCGGGTCGAGCGGTGGTTCCTTGGCTCAGAGCTCAGGACTGGATCTCCTCTGCTCGGGTTCTGCTGGACGGAGACAAACACGTGGGATTCATCAG AGATGATGGAGGTTTCACAGTCAGCGATGTTCCGTCCGGATCGTACGTTCTGGAAATCTCCTCTCCAACCTACAGATTCCAGCCTGTCCGAGTCGACATCACCACTACAGGGAAAATGAG GGCTCGTGTGGTCAACTACATCAAGACATCAGAGGTGATTCGACTGCCGTACCCTCTTCAGATGAGATGCGTCGGCCTACATTCATACTTCATCCCGCGGGAAACCTGGGGCTGGTCCGATTTCCTCATGAACCCGATG GTTCTTATGATGGTTCTTCCTCTTCTGATCATTGTTCTCCTTCCTAAAGTCATCAACCCCAGTGATCCGGAGATGAGGCGG GAGATGGAGCAGTCCATGAACATGCTGAACTCCAACCAGGAGCTTCCTGACGTCTCCGAGCTCGTGACCAGGTTCTTCTCACCGCCTAAAAGTCAAGGGAGGCCAGGGGGCGGAGCCAGGGTCCCTCGGGGCGGGGCTCCAAGTGTAAGGGGCGGGGCTCCGAGGCGGAGAGGAAAGACTAATATGGCCGTGTCA TCGGGATTCAGGATGCTGATGTTGTGTGTTTGTCTCGTGATGCTGGCGTGTGTTCGGACTGAAGCGTCTCCTGCTGGAAACATCCATCTGCTGGCGCCAGAGGAGCACAAACTCATCCTGAACCTCGGACAGAAAG AGATTCCGCGGGACTGCTATGAGCTGTGGCAGAGCGCCGGCGGTCAGGCGCGGGACGGCCTGTACCTGATCCGGCCCGGAGCTTCGCCCATCGCCGTCTACTGCGCCATGCACGAGGGCGGATGGACGGTCGTCCAGCACATCACGGTCAACGGCAGCGTGGACTTCGACCGCGGCTGGGACGAGTACAAGCGAGGGTTCGGATCCCTCACCGGAAACCACTGGCTGGGCAACGATCACCTGCACCAGCTCACCGCCGGACCTGTGCGCTACAAGCTCGCCATCAAGCTGGTGGACAAAGACGCGGTGACCAAGATGGGCGAGTACGACCCGGTGCTGGTGGAGGACGAGGACGCCCAGTACCGCCTGCGTCTGGGTCCGTTCCAGGGCACGGCGGCGGACGCCCTCACGCTGGACACCGAGAACTACCTTCACGACAACCAGCGCTTCACCACCAAAGACCGCGACAACGACAACTACTTCCAGAACTGCGCCAAGCTGGAGTTCCAGGGCGTGGCGGGCGGCGGCTGGTGGTACGACGCCTGCGCCGGCGCGAACCTCAACCGCAGGAACGTCATCTACTGGCAGAAAGACTGCAACAAGGAACACTTGTGCAAATATGCCTGGATGATGGTGAGGCCTTCAGATCAGGTCAAAGTCATCCGGAGCGGAGACTGTGCCAGAGACGAACTCTGA